In Bacillus toyonensis BCT-7112, a single window of DNA contains:
- a CDS encoding tubulin-like doman-containing protein — MTLQVPTILIGLGGIGSTVTHQIYEKLPEERRKKVAMHVFDTDVNTLSKFDHIRKFKTQTSSSKTPREYIAGDPTIPEWFPMDPTILDKPLTEGAGQLRVISRLALRAAMKEDKLTSFWQEIEKIFPVTSDQTEYGVRVIIVTSLAGGTGSGMFLQIALYLREMLRKKLQHHNILIRGAFLMPDVLVKTRTVSAKEFETVQANGYASLKELHAITLGSTGELSKRGGVTIELEYRPDQVDEDGRTNHTIKQHHLPYNYCFLYDYENLHGHHLHNLSDYMEQMANTIYLQLFSPMSTSHFAQEDNQIQQLAESSGKGRYCGAGTAKLIYPYEHVLKYCALKWAVQGLDESWLHLDQLFQEKKQRYDQDVKRGMQREKPERGKSYLEDLEHLATRPEQAHIFYRQMYNETREGAEGGKLGVAKSKLFLEAVESYVQRTVQKDEELNRLQHECKISAAKLKMMEQMKGEVARVDHAVRLYAYAIPSRVHEHVTTLLYDMIESDRFSPSGSEGQSYQLNTWFLKKTDPVHPVAARFMLYEIRKQLVEKMNRLHENNEQKRNVIQNYDKKFNVGNIDGTVTAVRRVEIAQQQGWFGKMVNNQQRLFKKEFEDIVTQYVHKLNEYRKEMLLELVYQSLYQAVNKMIQYWERFFDNLHETRENLLFEIQKRSKEFEGKTNPTNVYVLAEEKLQEKIWQDMQQHLNLGVLPKDISAEIYMSLYGEYCRDAKTEEIQSKKVEDFYREHILSYCYDELQVRYRDKLELNIIEALRKEADYKKRDRDEYVREKIEDLFHLASPFVPKVSHHRELQYWGIHPTLKKELQEELIQEMFKEKDTVHEAFSPFEVICYRAHYGLSLQDFPKLSSGHIANGFMNDKGDYFQSYYRRVNKLNSKKSSLTPHLDKYWHLPAFMPDLNATQTKLDYDKCNRALLYAYMYRWISLVAVDGQFVYQYNGVGRSFLIQSMGKNISSESYKLHRALLHNPFIYENILSRFEEEQEKAMIQGGHLYTHPFVLGAQDVRWLRKEHVHNLLDMILMYDREAKYDPTLEETSDELLRLFLDEIELYFQNYYGTGADMVAKKEKEMFIKQLWDRSYAKGYVDPNSAPYKKWQNLLSVQDEEETPKTNV; from the coding sequence ATGACATTACAAGTTCCAACGATATTAATTGGATTAGGTGGAATCGGTAGTACTGTGACGCATCAAATATATGAAAAACTGCCTGAAGAGCGCCGAAAAAAGGTAGCGATGCACGTATTTGATACAGATGTGAATACATTGAGTAAATTTGATCATATTCGAAAGTTTAAGACACAAACGAGTTCAAGTAAAACGCCTAGAGAGTATATTGCAGGAGATCCAACGATTCCAGAGTGGTTTCCAATGGATCCAACTATACTTGATAAACCATTAACAGAAGGAGCAGGACAGTTACGCGTCATTTCACGTTTAGCGTTACGTGCTGCGATGAAAGAAGATAAATTGACGTCCTTTTGGCAAGAAATTGAGAAGATTTTTCCGGTTACAAGTGATCAAACGGAATATGGTGTGCGAGTTATTATTGTAACATCACTAGCAGGCGGAACAGGTTCGGGGATGTTTCTGCAAATTGCATTATATTTACGTGAAATGCTTCGGAAAAAACTGCAGCATCATAACATTTTAATACGCGGTGCATTTTTAATGCCTGATGTGTTAGTGAAGACGAGAACGGTTAGTGCGAAAGAATTTGAAACGGTGCAAGCAAATGGTTATGCGTCTTTAAAAGAATTGCATGCCATTACGCTCGGTTCAACTGGAGAATTATCAAAACGCGGTGGTGTAACGATTGAATTAGAATACCGTCCGGATCAAGTAGATGAGGATGGAAGAACGAATCATACGATTAAACAACATCATTTACCGTACAATTATTGTTTCTTATACGATTACGAAAACTTACATGGACACCATTTACACAATTTATCGGATTATATGGAGCAGATGGCAAATACGATTTATTTACAGTTATTTAGTCCGATGTCCACAAGTCATTTTGCACAGGAAGATAATCAAATTCAGCAATTGGCAGAATCAAGCGGGAAAGGACGATATTGCGGGGCAGGAACAGCAAAGCTCATTTATCCATATGAACATGTGTTAAAATATTGTGCTTTAAAATGGGCTGTGCAAGGTTTAGACGAATCGTGGCTTCATTTGGATCAACTCTTTCAAGAAAAGAAGCAAAGGTACGACCAAGATGTAAAACGTGGTATGCAGCGTGAAAAGCCAGAGCGTGGCAAAAGTTATTTAGAGGATTTAGAACATCTTGCTACCCGTCCAGAACAAGCCCATATTTTCTATAGACAAATGTACAATGAAACGCGTGAAGGAGCAGAGGGCGGTAAGCTCGGAGTTGCGAAATCTAAACTGTTTTTAGAAGCTGTAGAAAGCTATGTACAGCGCACAGTGCAAAAAGATGAGGAATTAAATCGTTTGCAGCACGAGTGTAAAATTTCAGCTGCGAAACTAAAAATGATGGAACAAATGAAAGGAGAAGTAGCGAGAGTAGATCATGCGGTTCGTTTATATGCGTATGCGATTCCGAGCCGTGTACATGAACATGTAACGACACTTTTATATGACATGATTGAATCAGACCGTTTTTCACCAAGTGGGTCTGAAGGACAGTCCTATCAATTAAATACATGGTTTTTAAAGAAAACAGACCCTGTTCATCCAGTAGCAGCGCGTTTTATGTTATATGAAATTCGAAAGCAGTTAGTAGAAAAAATGAATCGACTACATGAAAATAATGAACAGAAGCGTAATGTAATTCAAAATTATGATAAAAAATTTAATGTAGGTAATATAGATGGAACGGTAACTGCTGTACGCCGCGTTGAAATCGCTCAGCAACAAGGTTGGTTTGGAAAAATGGTGAATAATCAACAACGTTTATTTAAAAAAGAATTTGAAGATATCGTAACGCAATATGTACACAAATTAAATGAGTACAGAAAAGAAATGCTGTTAGAACTCGTTTATCAATCGTTATATCAAGCAGTTAATAAAATGATTCAATATTGGGAAAGGTTTTTTGATAATTTACATGAAACACGTGAAAATTTATTGTTTGAAATTCAAAAAAGAAGTAAGGAGTTTGAAGGGAAAACAAACCCAACGAATGTATACGTATTAGCGGAAGAGAAGTTGCAAGAAAAAATATGGCAAGATATGCAGCAACATTTAAATTTAGGTGTATTGCCGAAAGATATATCAGCAGAAATTTATATGAGTTTGTATGGGGAATATTGTCGGGATGCGAAAACGGAAGAGATTCAATCGAAAAAGGTAGAAGATTTTTATCGTGAACATATATTGAGCTATTGTTATGATGAATTACAAGTACGTTATCGTGATAAATTAGAACTTAATATTATAGAGGCATTGCGAAAAGAAGCGGATTATAAGAAGCGTGATCGTGATGAATACGTTCGTGAAAAAATTGAAGATCTGTTCCATTTAGCTAGTCCATTCGTGCCGAAAGTTTCTCACCATAGGGAATTACAATATTGGGGTATACATCCAACTTTAAAGAAAGAACTGCAAGAAGAATTAATTCAAGAAATGTTTAAAGAAAAAGATACAGTACATGAAGCTTTTTCACCATTTGAAGTGATCTGTTACCGGGCACATTACGGTTTATCATTGCAAGATTTTCCTAAATTATCATCAGGACACATTGCGAACGGTTTTATGAATGATAAAGGTGACTACTTCCAATCATATTATCGCCGTGTGAACAAATTAAATAGTAAAAAATCTAGTTTAACGCCGCATTTAGATAAGTATTGGCACTTACCAGCCTTTATGCCCGACTTGAATGCGACTCAAACGAAGTTAGACTACGATAAATGTAATCGTGCCCTTCTATATGCGTATATGTATCGCTGGATTAGTTTAGTTGCTGTTGATGGGCAGTTTGTGTATCAATATAACGGCGTTGGACGTAGCTTCTTAATTCAGTCGATGGGGAAAAATATTTCAAGTGAAAGTTATAAATTACACAGAGCATTACTTCATAATCCGTTTATTTATGAAAACATCTTGTCCAGATTTGAAGAAGAGCAAGAAAAGGCAATGATTCAAGGTGGACATTTATATACACATCCGTTCGTATTAGGAGCTCAAGATGTAAGATGGCTTAGAAAAGAACATGTTCACAATCTTTTAGATATGATTTTAATGTATGACCGTGAGGCGAAGTATGATCCGACGTTAGAAGAAACGTCAGATGAATTATTAAGATTATTCCTTGATGAAATCGAACTATACTTCCAAAACTATTACGGTACAGGTGCAGATATGGTTGCGAAGAAAGAGAAAGAAATGTTTATTAAACAATTGTGGGATCGTTCGTATGCGAAAGGGTATGTGGATCCAAATAGCGCTCCTTATAAAAAGTGGCAAAATTTATTAAGTGTTCAAGATGAAGAAGAAACGCCAAAAACGAATGTATAA
- a CDS encoding vWA domain-containing protein gives MKIRICATFMLFLFIWLHPYWTFAKGEEAKERVVSLVYDDSGSMRNNDRWKYANYALQSLVALLDEKDTFSYVPMSKPNNPLNISLTKDKRQTEIEGIGAWKTYLNTPFSAVETAMQSIKKEADIDGKREFWLIVLTDGAFNDLEKDKVGGKEQITKKLTDFKKEMDVKKISLHPILITMEEDLGQQEKEQLNTFKEIWKKEINGVTMPSSGEDGIVKSVNQVAALVANRDPFSSVESIVKTKVVGKKVEITTPFPLKRMTLVRQSPSLSNYQVTQISKPLQLQSSFSIHAPGEAKLFGNIVHISTENQEVIKPGTYTIEVDRDIEKEGLQVLVEPALNYTVSTYDKDDNSQKNVEQMYEGVTAVIEAKPTELPIQSSYFQAEVEIDGKQYPMKWNDKRHVFYYETKIGKGLVRGKVHMNIKGFYRQTKEFKIETTEKPKLSLQTVTKDYEEKVTNLENSKPFILQPKLDGKPMTEGAVKKLLKSTGVTSKQSINYEIKQRGNQIYVYPRPYYSDTFNFTDTGTVEATIVIQDAKLQEVKKQISLHIQSAPFYEKYALIFKFVIPITLLLLVVGIIVLGWIVRPRFHRKALLYYEWDQEVAKDWLYQSEPELLRNKWWKHYFGIPFRAERKTVQSVTFIAKKGSKSVFVAKESQVVGMIIDGMFITEEEVGMEHKTLYPNELLLIDRGYGKEIYKYECE, from the coding sequence ATGAAAATTCGAATTTGTGCCACATTCATGTTGTTTCTATTTATATGGTTACATCCTTATTGGACTTTTGCAAAAGGAGAGGAGGCAAAGGAAAGGGTCGTTTCACTTGTATATGATGATTCGGGCAGCATGAGAAATAACGATCGCTGGAAATATGCCAATTACGCTTTGCAAAGTTTAGTTGCGCTATTAGATGAAAAAGATACATTTTCTTATGTTCCAATGAGCAAGCCGAATAATCCGTTAAACATTTCGTTAACGAAGGATAAAAGGCAAACAGAAATTGAAGGAATTGGAGCGTGGAAAACGTATTTAAATACTCCTTTTAGCGCAGTAGAGACGGCGATGCAATCTATAAAAAAGGAAGCAGATATAGATGGAAAACGTGAATTTTGGCTTATTGTATTAACTGACGGGGCATTTAATGATCTAGAAAAAGATAAAGTTGGCGGAAAAGAACAAATTACAAAGAAACTAACAGACTTTAAGAAAGAAATGGATGTAAAAAAGATATCTTTACATCCTATCTTAATTACGATGGAAGAGGATTTAGGGCAGCAAGAAAAAGAACAATTAAATACGTTTAAAGAAATATGGAAGAAAGAGATAAACGGAGTTACAATGCCGTCAAGCGGAGAGGATGGTATTGTAAAAAGTGTAAATCAAGTGGCAGCATTAGTTGCGAATCGTGATCCATTCTCCTCCGTTGAATCGATTGTAAAAACGAAAGTAGTAGGAAAGAAAGTAGAGATTACAACGCCGTTCCCATTAAAGCGTATGACACTTGTACGACAATCGCCTTCGCTGTCTAATTATCAGGTCACACAAATTTCGAAACCATTACAGTTACAGTCTTCTTTTTCCATACATGCACCCGGAGAAGCGAAATTATTCGGAAATATAGTTCATATAAGCACGGAAAATCAGGAAGTCATTAAACCAGGAACATATACGATAGAAGTGGATCGGGATATTGAGAAAGAAGGATTGCAAGTACTTGTTGAACCAGCGCTTAACTATACGGTTTCTACTTATGACAAAGATGATAATAGTCAAAAAAATGTTGAACAAATGTACGAAGGTGTTACTGCTGTTATTGAAGCAAAGCCTACTGAGTTACCAATTCAGTCTTCTTACTTTCAAGCAGAAGTAGAAATAGACGGAAAACAATATCCGATGAAGTGGAACGATAAGAGGCATGTGTTTTATTACGAAACGAAGATTGGTAAAGGGTTAGTACGTGGAAAAGTTCATATGAATATAAAGGGATTTTACAGACAGACGAAAGAATTCAAAATTGAAACAACAGAAAAGCCAAAATTATCACTTCAAACTGTTACGAAAGATTATGAAGAAAAAGTAACGAATTTAGAGAATAGTAAACCGTTTATTTTACAACCAAAGTTAGATGGTAAGCCGATGACAGAAGGGGCTGTAAAGAAACTATTAAAATCTACTGGTGTCACATCTAAACAATCAATCAACTATGAAATAAAACAACGTGGTAATCAAATTTACGTTTATCCTCGTCCTTATTACTCCGACACATTCAATTTCACAGATACTGGCACCGTCGAAGCTACCATCGTTATACAAGATGCGAAATTACAAGAAGTAAAGAAGCAAATATCACTCCATATTCAAAGTGCGCCGTTTTATGAAAAGTATGCGCTTATTTTTAAGTTTGTCATTCCTATCACTTTATTGCTGCTAGTAGTAGGCATAATCGTTTTAGGATGGATTGTTCGTCCAAGATTTCACCGGAAAGCACTATTGTATTACGAATGGGATCAAGAAGTAGCGAAAGATTGGTTATATCAATCTGAACCAGAATTACTTCGAAATAAATGGTGGAAACATTATTTTGGTATCCCATTTCGAGCAGAAAGAAAAACTGTGCAATCCGTTACGTTTATAGCGAAGAAAGGTTCGAAATCTGTCTTTGTAGCGAAAGAGTCACAAGTAGTAGGAATGATTATTGATGGGATGTTTATAACAGAGGAAGAAGTAGGAATGGAGCATAAGACACTATATCCAAATGAACTTTTATTAATTGATAGAGGATATGGTAAGGAGATTTACAAATATGAATGTGAATAG